In a genomic window of Oncorhynchus keta strain PuntledgeMale-10-30-2019 chromosome 28, Oket_V2, whole genome shotgun sequence:
- the LOC118360747 gene encoding telomere zinc finger-associated protein-like isoform X3 codes for MHTKVTDVFGNLVPDLSYKANSHLQPLDEEDYDGDGGGGDLVEGVAEDTDEEYVPHALLPTSSSPKGRRKGPTKAVNKENGERAAKGSTKGSVQCPTCNKTFLSKYYLKVHNRCHTGEKPFPCSKCGRRYYRKENLMDHQARNCNCGEKIKVVHNCLQCHMSFDRLGELRLHTVSHTGEMPNKCTSCSEQFMHKKDLRSHEIKIHGAPKPHACSLCSKAYLSKTELRLHEASKHRGEKLFVCEECDHRASSRHGLQMHIKAIHRNERPFVCEYCNRAFTQKANLNMHLRVHTGEKPHQCHLCGKTFRTQASLDKHHRTHTGERPYSCEFCNQRFTEKGPMLRHVASKHQEDRPHCCKICGKTFKAVEQLHVHVRRHQGMRKFECEKCGYKFTRQAHLRRHVQVHTRTENYNPRERKLRNLIVKDVGLQDETSPSQIPPTEKETPEGPAPVSGPSVPVSVPVSGPIPGPGTVLGASDILRVVIQPLMEEVVSSQGQMDVGFNQDQVGFTQVGVAQGHGHHMDITSTSQGLGVAGHSFNVTDVMEQTLLVADYPIPETTVELEDIQEDPPAKSKA; via the exons ATGCATACAAAG GTAACAGATGTGTTCGGCAACCTTGTACCAGATTTGAGCTACAAAGCTAATTCTCATCTGCAGCCTCTTGATGAAGAAGACTATGATGGTGATGGCGGTGGTGGTGATTTGGTGGAGGGGGTAGCTGAGGACACTGATGAAGAGTATGTGCCCCATGCCCTGCTGCCTACCTCCTCCAGCCCCAAAGGCAGACGTAAAGGACCAACCAAAGCTGTCAATAAAGAGAACGGTGAACGGGCAGCCAAGGGGTCTACAAAGGGCTCTGTTCAGTGCCCCACCTGCAATAAGACCTTCCTCAGCAAGTATTACCTCAAAGTACACAACAG GTGTCATACAGGTGAGAAGCCCTTTCCATGCTCTAAGTGTGGAAGGAGGTACTACAGGAAGGAGAATCTGATGGACCACCAGGCCAGAAACTGCAACTGTGGTGAAAAAATAAAAGTG GTACACAACTGCCTTCAATGCCACATGTCATTTGACAGATTGGGGGAACTACGTCTGCACACAGTCTCCCATACAGGGGAAATGCCCAATAAG TGTACGTCATGCTCGGAACAGTTCATGCATAAAAAAGATTTAAGAAGTCACGAAATCAAAATCCACGGTGCACCCAAACCACAtgca TGCTCTCTGTGCAGCAAAGCATACCTGTCTAAAACAGAGCTGCGTCTGCATGAGGCGTCCAAGCATCGCGGCGAGAAGCTCTTTGTGTGTGAGGAGTGTGACCATCGAGCCTCCAGCCGACACGGCCTGCAGATGCATATCAAAGCCATTCACAG AAACGAGCGTCCATTTGTGTGTGAGTACTGCAACCGTGCGTTCACCCAGAAGGCTAACCTTAACATGCACTTGCGggttcacactggagagaagccccATCAGTGCCACCTCTGTGGGAAGACCTTCCGGACACAAG CCAGTCTTGACAAGCACCACCGAACCCACACAGGAGAGCGACCTTACAGCTGTGAGTTCTGTAACCAGCGCTTCACAGAGAAGGGACCAATGCTCCGCCATGTTGCCAGCAAGCACCAGGAGGACCGCCCTCACTGTTGCAAGATATGTGGCAAGACCTTCAAGG CCGTCGAGCAGCTCCATGTCCATGTGCGTCGCCATCAGGGCATGAGGAAGTTTGAGTGCGAAAAGTGTGGCTACAAGTTTACCAGACAG GCTCACTTACGGCGTCATGTTCAGGTCCACACCCGTACAGAGAACTACAATCCACGGGAGAGAAAGCTACGGAACCTGATAGTAAAGGACGTGGGGTTGCAGGATGAGACTAGCCCCTCACAGATACCACCCACTGAGAAGGAGACACCCGAGGGGCCAGCGCCTGTCTCTGGACCCAGTGTCCCagtctctgttcctgtctctggaCCTATACCTGGACCTGGAACTGTACTAGGAGCCAGTGACATCCTCAGGGTGGTGATCCAGCCCCTTATGGAGGAGGTGGTGTCCAGCCAAGGGCAGATGGATGTGGGCTTTAACCAGGACCAAGTGGGCTTTACCCAGGTTGGGGTGGCACAGGGACATGGCCATCACATGGACATCACATCCACCAGCCAGGGTTTGGGTGTGGCGGGGCATAGCTTCAATGTGACAGATGTGATGGAGCAGACTCTACTGGTCGCAGATTACCCCATCCCTGAGACCACTGTGGAATTGGAGGACATACAGGAGGATCCTCCTGCTAAGAGCAAGGCCTGA
- the LOC118360747 gene encoding telomere zinc finger-associated protein-like isoform X4 produces the protein MHTKPLDEEDYDGDGGGGDLVEGVAEDTDEEYVPHALLPTSSSPKGRRKGPTKAVNKENGERAAKGSTKGSVQCPTCNKTFLSKYYLKVHNRCHTGEKPFPCSKCGRRYYRKENLMDHQARNCNCGEKIKVVHNCLQCHMSFDRLGELRLHTVSHTGEMPNKCTSCSEQFMHKKDLRSHEIKIHGAPKPHACSLCSKAYLSKTELRLHEASKHRGEKLFVCEECDHRASSRHGLQMHIKAIHRNERPFVCEYCNRAFTQKANLNMHLRVHTGEKPHQCHLCGKTFRTQASLDKHHRTHTGERPYSCEFCNQRFTEKGPMLRHVASKHQEDRPHCCKICGKTFKAVEQLHVHVRRHQGMRKFECEKCGYKFTRQAHLRRHVQVHTRTENYNPRERKLRNLIVKDVGLQDETSPSQIPPTEKETPEGPAPVSGPSVPVSVPVSGPIPGPGTVLGASDILRVVIQPLMEEVVSSQGQMDVGFNQDQVGFTQVGVAQGHGHHMDITSTSQGLGVAGHSFNVTDVMEQTLLVADYPIPETTVELEDIQEDPPAKSKA, from the exons ATGCATACAAAG CCTCTTGATGAAGAAGACTATGATGGTGATGGCGGTGGTGGTGATTTGGTGGAGGGGGTAGCTGAGGACACTGATGAAGAGTATGTGCCCCATGCCCTGCTGCCTACCTCCTCCAGCCCCAAAGGCAGACGTAAAGGACCAACCAAAGCTGTCAATAAAGAGAACGGTGAACGGGCAGCCAAGGGGTCTACAAAGGGCTCTGTTCAGTGCCCCACCTGCAATAAGACCTTCCTCAGCAAGTATTACCTCAAAGTACACAACAG GTGTCATACAGGTGAGAAGCCCTTTCCATGCTCTAAGTGTGGAAGGAGGTACTACAGGAAGGAGAATCTGATGGACCACCAGGCCAGAAACTGCAACTGTGGTGAAAAAATAAAAGTG GTACACAACTGCCTTCAATGCCACATGTCATTTGACAGATTGGGGGAACTACGTCTGCACACAGTCTCCCATACAGGGGAAATGCCCAATAAG TGTACGTCATGCTCGGAACAGTTCATGCATAAAAAAGATTTAAGAAGTCACGAAATCAAAATCCACGGTGCACCCAAACCACAtgca TGCTCTCTGTGCAGCAAAGCATACCTGTCTAAAACAGAGCTGCGTCTGCATGAGGCGTCCAAGCATCGCGGCGAGAAGCTCTTTGTGTGTGAGGAGTGTGACCATCGAGCCTCCAGCCGACACGGCCTGCAGATGCATATCAAAGCCATTCACAG AAACGAGCGTCCATTTGTGTGTGAGTACTGCAACCGTGCGTTCACCCAGAAGGCTAACCTTAACATGCACTTGCGggttcacactggagagaagccccATCAGTGCCACCTCTGTGGGAAGACCTTCCGGACACAAG CCAGTCTTGACAAGCACCACCGAACCCACACAGGAGAGCGACCTTACAGCTGTGAGTTCTGTAACCAGCGCTTCACAGAGAAGGGACCAATGCTCCGCCATGTTGCCAGCAAGCACCAGGAGGACCGCCCTCACTGTTGCAAGATATGTGGCAAGACCTTCAAGG CCGTCGAGCAGCTCCATGTCCATGTGCGTCGCCATCAGGGCATGAGGAAGTTTGAGTGCGAAAAGTGTGGCTACAAGTTTACCAGACAG GCTCACTTACGGCGTCATGTTCAGGTCCACACCCGTACAGAGAACTACAATCCACGGGAGAGAAAGCTACGGAACCTGATAGTAAAGGACGTGGGGTTGCAGGATGAGACTAGCCCCTCACAGATACCACCCACTGAGAAGGAGACACCCGAGGGGCCAGCGCCTGTCTCTGGACCCAGTGTCCCagtctctgttcctgtctctggaCCTATACCTGGACCTGGAACTGTACTAGGAGCCAGTGACATCCTCAGGGTGGTGATCCAGCCCCTTATGGAGGAGGTGGTGTCCAGCCAAGGGCAGATGGATGTGGGCTTTAACCAGGACCAAGTGGGCTTTACCCAGGTTGGGGTGGCACAGGGACATGGCCATCACATGGACATCACATCCACCAGCCAGGGTTTGGGTGTGGCGGGGCATAGCTTCAATGTGACAGATGTGATGGAGCAGACTCTACTGGTCGCAGATTACCCCATCCCTGAGACCACTGTGGAATTGGAGGACATACAGGAGGATCCTCCTGCTAAGAGCAAGGCCTGA
- the LOC118360747 gene encoding telomere zinc finger-associated protein-like isoform X1 — protein MHTKVSSNHAQRVLSFLNEQRSLSSFCDAKLTVGGGGRVYNAHRNILACFSGRFQESEPTTTMVKEVSLPEEFPTDGLELLLDFFYTGELNLDSLNLENVRQAADSLCVPDALALCQQFATEGTVSPEGLQSACLLSHHFQPISAVTYVGTKVTLKRGRPPKKRGRPKKSQTPSSGTSKKDCLEATATTTAITTRSGSRVKASRRPFGEGPGVRLLPHVGTTSGGTPPLVISLKDRSDGAEEEGQRLPQPTDTTEVTDVFGNLVPDLSYKANSHLQPLDEEDYDGDGGGGDLVEGVAEDTDEEYVPHALLPTSSSPKGRRKGPTKAVNKENGERAAKGSTKGSVQCPTCNKTFLSKYYLKVHNRCHTGEKPFPCSKCGRRYYRKENLMDHQARNCNCGEKIKVVHNCLQCHMSFDRLGELRLHTVSHTGEMPNKCTSCSEQFMHKKDLRSHEIKIHGAPKPHACSLCSKAYLSKTELRLHEASKHRGEKLFVCEECDHRASSRHGLQMHIKAIHRNERPFVCEYCNRAFTQKANLNMHLRVHTGEKPHQCHLCGKTFRTQASLDKHHRTHTGERPYSCEFCNQRFTEKGPMLRHVASKHQEDRPHCCKICGKTFKAVEQLHVHVRRHQGMRKFECEKCGYKFTRQAHLRRHVQVHTRTENYNPRERKLRNLIVKDVGLQDETSPSQIPPTEKETPEGPAPVSGPSVPVSVPVSGPIPGPGTVLGASDILRVVIQPLMEEVVSSQGQMDVGFNQDQVGFTQVGVAQGHGHHMDITSTSQGLGVAGHSFNVTDVMEQTLLVADYPIPETTVELEDIQEDPPAKSKA, from the exons ATGCATACAAAGGTGAGTAGCAACCATGCCCAACGGGTTTTGTCCTTTCTGAATGAGCAGAGGAGTCTCAGCTCGTTCTGTGATGCCAAACTGACAGTAGGAGGTGGTGGGAGGGTGTACAATGCCCACCGCAATATCCTGGCCTGTTTCAGTGGGCGGTTTCAGGAGTCCGAGCCAACCACCACCATGGTTAAGGAGGTCTCCCTCCCAGAGGAGTTCCCCACTGATGGCCTGGAACTGCTTCTAGACTTTTTCTATACCGGGGAGTTAAACCTTGACTCTCTGAATCTGGAGAATGTGCGACAGGCTGCAGACAGCCTATGTGTACCAGATGCGCTCGCACTTTGTCAGCAGTTTGCCACAGAAGGGACAGTTTCTCCAGAAGGACTGCAATCTGCATGTCTTCTGAGCCATCATTTTCAGCCAATCTCAGCTGTAACTTATGTAGGAACCAAGGTCACCCTAAAAAGAGGGAGGCCCCCTAAAAAAAGAGGGAGGCCCAAAAAATCCCAAACCCCTAGTAGCGGCACAAGTAAGAAGGATTGTCTGGAAGCTACCGCCACCACAACTGCCATCACAACTCGCTCTGGGAGTAGGGTGAAGGCCTCCAGAAGACCGTTTGGAGAGGGCCCCGGTGTGCGTCTCCTGCCCCATGTGGGGACCACTAGCGGGGGGACTCCACCACTAGTTATTAGCCTAAAGGATAGGAGTGATGGGGCTGAGGAGGAGGGACAACGCCTCCCTCAGCCTACAGATACAACAGAG GTAACAGATGTGTTCGGCAACCTTGTACCAGATTTGAGCTACAAAGCTAATTCTCATCTGCAGCCTCTTGATGAAGAAGACTATGATGGTGATGGCGGTGGTGGTGATTTGGTGGAGGGGGTAGCTGAGGACACTGATGAAGAGTATGTGCCCCATGCCCTGCTGCCTACCTCCTCCAGCCCCAAAGGCAGACGTAAAGGACCAACCAAAGCTGTCAATAAAGAGAACGGTGAACGGGCAGCCAAGGGGTCTACAAAGGGCTCTGTTCAGTGCCCCACCTGCAATAAGACCTTCCTCAGCAAGTATTACCTCAAAGTACACAACAG GTGTCATACAGGTGAGAAGCCCTTTCCATGCTCTAAGTGTGGAAGGAGGTACTACAGGAAGGAGAATCTGATGGACCACCAGGCCAGAAACTGCAACTGTGGTGAAAAAATAAAAGTG GTACACAACTGCCTTCAATGCCACATGTCATTTGACAGATTGGGGGAACTACGTCTGCACACAGTCTCCCATACAGGGGAAATGCCCAATAAG TGTACGTCATGCTCGGAACAGTTCATGCATAAAAAAGATTTAAGAAGTCACGAAATCAAAATCCACGGTGCACCCAAACCACAtgca TGCTCTCTGTGCAGCAAAGCATACCTGTCTAAAACAGAGCTGCGTCTGCATGAGGCGTCCAAGCATCGCGGCGAGAAGCTCTTTGTGTGTGAGGAGTGTGACCATCGAGCCTCCAGCCGACACGGCCTGCAGATGCATATCAAAGCCATTCACAG AAACGAGCGTCCATTTGTGTGTGAGTACTGCAACCGTGCGTTCACCCAGAAGGCTAACCTTAACATGCACTTGCGggttcacactggagagaagccccATCAGTGCCACCTCTGTGGGAAGACCTTCCGGACACAAG CCAGTCTTGACAAGCACCACCGAACCCACACAGGAGAGCGACCTTACAGCTGTGAGTTCTGTAACCAGCGCTTCACAGAGAAGGGACCAATGCTCCGCCATGTTGCCAGCAAGCACCAGGAGGACCGCCCTCACTGTTGCAAGATATGTGGCAAGACCTTCAAGG CCGTCGAGCAGCTCCATGTCCATGTGCGTCGCCATCAGGGCATGAGGAAGTTTGAGTGCGAAAAGTGTGGCTACAAGTTTACCAGACAG GCTCACTTACGGCGTCATGTTCAGGTCCACACCCGTACAGAGAACTACAATCCACGGGAGAGAAAGCTACGGAACCTGATAGTAAAGGACGTGGGGTTGCAGGATGAGACTAGCCCCTCACAGATACCACCCACTGAGAAGGAGACACCCGAGGGGCCAGCGCCTGTCTCTGGACCCAGTGTCCCagtctctgttcctgtctctggaCCTATACCTGGACCTGGAACTGTACTAGGAGCCAGTGACATCCTCAGGGTGGTGATCCAGCCCCTTATGGAGGAGGTGGTGTCCAGCCAAGGGCAGATGGATGTGGGCTTTAACCAGGACCAAGTGGGCTTTACCCAGGTTGGGGTGGCACAGGGACATGGCCATCACATGGACATCACATCCACCAGCCAGGGTTTGGGTGTGGCGGGGCATAGCTTCAATGTGACAGATGTGATGGAGCAGACTCTACTGGTCGCAGATTACCCCATCCCTGAGACCACTGTGGAATTGGAGGACATACAGGAGGATCCTCCTGCTAAGAGCAAGGCCTGA
- the LOC118360747 gene encoding telomere zinc finger-associated protein-like isoform X2: MHTKVSSNHAQRVLSFLNEQRSLSSFCDAKLTVGGGGRVYNAHRNILACFSGRFQESEPTTTMVKEVSLPEEFPTDGLELLLDFFYTGELNLDSLNLENVRQAADSLCVPDALALCQQFATEGTVSPEGLQSACLLSHHFQPISAVTYVGTKVTLKRGRPPKKRGRPKKSQTPSSGTSKKDCLEATATTTAITTRSGSRVKASRRPFGEGPGVRLLPHVGTTSGGTPPLVISLKDRSDGAEEEGQRLPQPTDTTEPLDEEDYDGDGGGGDLVEGVAEDTDEEYVPHALLPTSSSPKGRRKGPTKAVNKENGERAAKGSTKGSVQCPTCNKTFLSKYYLKVHNRCHTGEKPFPCSKCGRRYYRKENLMDHQARNCNCGEKIKVVHNCLQCHMSFDRLGELRLHTVSHTGEMPNKCTSCSEQFMHKKDLRSHEIKIHGAPKPHACSLCSKAYLSKTELRLHEASKHRGEKLFVCEECDHRASSRHGLQMHIKAIHRNERPFVCEYCNRAFTQKANLNMHLRVHTGEKPHQCHLCGKTFRTQASLDKHHRTHTGERPYSCEFCNQRFTEKGPMLRHVASKHQEDRPHCCKICGKTFKAVEQLHVHVRRHQGMRKFECEKCGYKFTRQAHLRRHVQVHTRTENYNPRERKLRNLIVKDVGLQDETSPSQIPPTEKETPEGPAPVSGPSVPVSVPVSGPIPGPGTVLGASDILRVVIQPLMEEVVSSQGQMDVGFNQDQVGFTQVGVAQGHGHHMDITSTSQGLGVAGHSFNVTDVMEQTLLVADYPIPETTVELEDIQEDPPAKSKA, from the exons ATGCATACAAAGGTGAGTAGCAACCATGCCCAACGGGTTTTGTCCTTTCTGAATGAGCAGAGGAGTCTCAGCTCGTTCTGTGATGCCAAACTGACAGTAGGAGGTGGTGGGAGGGTGTACAATGCCCACCGCAATATCCTGGCCTGTTTCAGTGGGCGGTTTCAGGAGTCCGAGCCAACCACCACCATGGTTAAGGAGGTCTCCCTCCCAGAGGAGTTCCCCACTGATGGCCTGGAACTGCTTCTAGACTTTTTCTATACCGGGGAGTTAAACCTTGACTCTCTGAATCTGGAGAATGTGCGACAGGCTGCAGACAGCCTATGTGTACCAGATGCGCTCGCACTTTGTCAGCAGTTTGCCACAGAAGGGACAGTTTCTCCAGAAGGACTGCAATCTGCATGTCTTCTGAGCCATCATTTTCAGCCAATCTCAGCTGTAACTTATGTAGGAACCAAGGTCACCCTAAAAAGAGGGAGGCCCCCTAAAAAAAGAGGGAGGCCCAAAAAATCCCAAACCCCTAGTAGCGGCACAAGTAAGAAGGATTGTCTGGAAGCTACCGCCACCACAACTGCCATCACAACTCGCTCTGGGAGTAGGGTGAAGGCCTCCAGAAGACCGTTTGGAGAGGGCCCCGGTGTGCGTCTCCTGCCCCATGTGGGGACCACTAGCGGGGGGACTCCACCACTAGTTATTAGCCTAAAGGATAGGAGTGATGGGGCTGAGGAGGAGGGACAACGCCTCCCTCAGCCTACAGATACAACAGAG CCTCTTGATGAAGAAGACTATGATGGTGATGGCGGTGGTGGTGATTTGGTGGAGGGGGTAGCTGAGGACACTGATGAAGAGTATGTGCCCCATGCCCTGCTGCCTACCTCCTCCAGCCCCAAAGGCAGACGTAAAGGACCAACCAAAGCTGTCAATAAAGAGAACGGTGAACGGGCAGCCAAGGGGTCTACAAAGGGCTCTGTTCAGTGCCCCACCTGCAATAAGACCTTCCTCAGCAAGTATTACCTCAAAGTACACAACAG GTGTCATACAGGTGAGAAGCCCTTTCCATGCTCTAAGTGTGGAAGGAGGTACTACAGGAAGGAGAATCTGATGGACCACCAGGCCAGAAACTGCAACTGTGGTGAAAAAATAAAAGTG GTACACAACTGCCTTCAATGCCACATGTCATTTGACAGATTGGGGGAACTACGTCTGCACACAGTCTCCCATACAGGGGAAATGCCCAATAAG TGTACGTCATGCTCGGAACAGTTCATGCATAAAAAAGATTTAAGAAGTCACGAAATCAAAATCCACGGTGCACCCAAACCACAtgca TGCTCTCTGTGCAGCAAAGCATACCTGTCTAAAACAGAGCTGCGTCTGCATGAGGCGTCCAAGCATCGCGGCGAGAAGCTCTTTGTGTGTGAGGAGTGTGACCATCGAGCCTCCAGCCGACACGGCCTGCAGATGCATATCAAAGCCATTCACAG AAACGAGCGTCCATTTGTGTGTGAGTACTGCAACCGTGCGTTCACCCAGAAGGCTAACCTTAACATGCACTTGCGggttcacactggagagaagccccATCAGTGCCACCTCTGTGGGAAGACCTTCCGGACACAAG CCAGTCTTGACAAGCACCACCGAACCCACACAGGAGAGCGACCTTACAGCTGTGAGTTCTGTAACCAGCGCTTCACAGAGAAGGGACCAATGCTCCGCCATGTTGCCAGCAAGCACCAGGAGGACCGCCCTCACTGTTGCAAGATATGTGGCAAGACCTTCAAGG CCGTCGAGCAGCTCCATGTCCATGTGCGTCGCCATCAGGGCATGAGGAAGTTTGAGTGCGAAAAGTGTGGCTACAAGTTTACCAGACAG GCTCACTTACGGCGTCATGTTCAGGTCCACACCCGTACAGAGAACTACAATCCACGGGAGAGAAAGCTACGGAACCTGATAGTAAAGGACGTGGGGTTGCAGGATGAGACTAGCCCCTCACAGATACCACCCACTGAGAAGGAGACACCCGAGGGGCCAGCGCCTGTCTCTGGACCCAGTGTCCCagtctctgttcctgtctctggaCCTATACCTGGACCTGGAACTGTACTAGGAGCCAGTGACATCCTCAGGGTGGTGATCCAGCCCCTTATGGAGGAGGTGGTGTCCAGCCAAGGGCAGATGGATGTGGGCTTTAACCAGGACCAAGTGGGCTTTACCCAGGTTGGGGTGGCACAGGGACATGGCCATCACATGGACATCACATCCACCAGCCAGGGTTTGGGTGTGGCGGGGCATAGCTTCAATGTGACAGATGTGATGGAGCAGACTCTACTGGTCGCAGATTACCCCATCCCTGAGACCACTGTGGAATTGGAGGACATACAGGAGGATCCTCCTGCTAAGAGCAAGGCCTGA